The proteins below are encoded in one region of Sedimentibacter sp. zth1:
- the rfbH gene encoding lipopolysaccharide biosynthesis protein RfbH, whose product MEEEKSRGDILELVKKYYEQYHKKNDNFVEGEKISYGGRVYDEEEICNAVEASLDFWLTTGKYTDKFEREFAKFLDVKYCSLVNSGSSANLLAFMALTSPLLKNRAIKKGDEVITVAAGFPTTVAPMIQFGAIPVFLDITIPQYNIDCTMLEKALSEKTKAIMIAHTLGNPFNLKYVRDFCNKHNLWLIEDNCDALGSKYYLDGKEVYTGTVGDIGTSSFYPPHHITMGEGGAVYTNNPLLNKIVNSFRDWGRDCCCKSGQDNMCGHRFDKQYGELPLGYDHKYVYSHFGYNLKATDIQASIGCAQLKKLPEFIKIRRENFSYLINELECLKDKVILPEREENSKPSWFGFLLTCKNGVNRNNVVRFLENNGIQTRMLFAGNLIKNPCFDEMRKTETGYRVIGDLENTDIVLNNSFWIGVYPGMDKDRLDYMVAKIKESIKQ is encoded by the coding sequence ATGGAAGAAGAAAAATCGCGTGGTGATATATTAGAGCTAGTAAAAAAATATTATGAGCAATATCATAAAAAAAATGACAATTTTGTAGAGGGAGAAAAAATCTCATATGGTGGTAGGGTATACGATGAAGAAGAAATTTGTAATGCTGTGGAAGCTTCATTGGATTTCTGGCTAACAACAGGAAAATATACAGATAAATTTGAAAGGGAATTCGCAAAATTTTTAGATGTGAAATATTGTTCATTGGTTAATTCGGGTTCATCTGCAAATCTACTTGCCTTTATGGCATTGACATCACCCTTGTTAAAAAATAGAGCAATAAAAAAAGGCGATGAAGTTATAACAGTTGCAGCAGGATTTCCTACAACAGTAGCACCAATGATACAGTTTGGTGCAATACCGGTATTTTTAGATATTACAATTCCACAATATAATATTGATTGTACAATGCTAGAAAAAGCATTATCAGAAAAGACAAAAGCCATAATGATAGCTCACACACTAGGAAATCCTTTTAACTTAAAATATGTGAGGGATTTTTGCAATAAGCATAATTTATGGCTAATTGAAGATAATTGTGATGCCTTAGGTTCAAAATATTATCTAGATGGAAAAGAAGTGTATACAGGAACTGTTGGGGATATTGGAACTTCAAGCTTTTACCCACCACATCATATTACAATGGGTGAAGGCGGAGCTGTTTATACAAACAACCCACTGCTTAATAAAATAGTTAACTCATTTAGAGATTGGGGAAGAGACTGTTGTTGTAAATCTGGTCAAGATAATATGTGTGGTCATAGATTTGATAAGCAGTATGGTGAGTTACCACTTGGATATGACCATAAGTATGTGTACTCGCATTTTGGTTACAATCTAAAGGCAACTGATATACAGGCGTCTATAGGCTGTGCACAGCTTAAAAAACTACCTGAGTTTATAAAGATAAGAAGAGAAAACTTTAGTTATTTAATAAATGAGTTAGAGTGTTTGAAAGATAAAGTTATTTTACCTGAGAGGGAAGAAAATTCAAAACCAAGTTGGTTTGGATTTTTGTTAACTTGTAAAAATGGTGTAAATAGAAATAATGTTGTTCGATTTTTAGAGAATAATGGAATTCAAACAAGGATGTTATTTGCAGGTAATCTTATTAAGAATCCATGCTTTGACGAAATGAGAAAAACTGAAACTGGATATAGAGTTATTGGTGATCTTGAAAACACAGATATTGTTTTAAATAATTCATTTTGGATAGGAGTTTATCCAGGTATGGATAAAGATAGATTAGATTATATGGTTGCAAAAATAAAAGAAAGTATAAAACAATAA
- a CDS encoding glycosyltransferase family 2 protein, translating to MLLSIGMIVKNEEKYLNECLNALKPILDNIDSELIIADTGSTDNTIEIARKYTSNVYNFKWNNDFAAARNSTLEHSNAEWYMYLDADEILENTDEIINFFKSESYKKFDCARYKITSFTNIDKKSFATVFLFRMFKKTNAIKFVGAIHEHIVYQPNYTTLEKTNFYHYGYMFKDSKQAKEKSNRNIELLLKEIKYGNDSPILRNQLADSYCMCHEFDEAINHCIEGVELSKHSKITSATYAIYANLVYSYFCKDLFTKAIESSKSYFDIKNKTLATDIDIYYILMCCYYHLNDFENCILYFNKYYEIFMTNKANPINTIDTISRALLFAYDKNFFEAAKIAIKSYSNLKKYDEAITLYKKNNYFVNNDTKDSLQEFFYSYIELCNISDKLINLEAIYKYIIKDNDEDINKHFETSLENYILNNKEHKEYIINIFNNLNIKSDYCKYMQLRYAYINNLSNVLELISEFINNTQTFNSNYYDVVYYIFKLNFNLNIISSKVNINELSLTYKLIQKNYDDYLEIVANYNLNTDSLLDKYILTMAYENVLIYTDKENSGKCLEVFNKYITYSREFIEYTYNPQIFEQENLFLVPQNIQFAYYCICATDKLKTNTDSEYIKLLSKALKSNENMKDIISLLLEEFKKEHTISKELSEFELLAIEVKKNINQLIQSKNYSEAILILEEYKSINPTDADIYAIEKLLN from the coding sequence ATGTTACTGTCAATAGGAATGATAGTCAAAAACGAAGAAAAGTATTTGAATGAATGTTTAAATGCATTAAAACCTATTTTGGATAATATAGATAGTGAACTTATAATTGCTGATACAGGTTCGACAGATAATACAATTGAAATAGCAAGGAAATATACAAGCAACGTATATAATTTTAAGTGGAATAATGACTTCGCAGCTGCACGTAATTCTACTTTAGAGCATTCAAATGCCGAATGGTATATGTATTTAGATGCTGATGAAATACTTGAAAATACAGATGAAATCATTAATTTTTTTAAATCAGAAAGCTACAAAAAATTTGATTGTGCAAGATACAAAATCACGAGCTTTACAAATATAGATAAAAAATCCTTTGCTACAGTCTTTTTATTTAGAATGTTTAAAAAAACTAATGCAATTAAATTTGTCGGAGCAATACATGAACATATTGTTTACCAACCAAATTATACAACTTTAGAAAAAACAAATTTTTATCACTATGGTTATATGTTTAAAGATAGCAAACAGGCAAAAGAAAAATCAAATAGAAATATCGAGCTTCTTCTTAAAGAAATTAAATACGGCAATGATTCTCCAATACTTAGAAACCAGTTAGCAGATTCTTATTGCATGTGTCATGAATTTGATGAAGCAATTAACCATTGTATAGAGGGAGTAGAATTATCTAAGCATTCAAAAATAACATCCGCAACATATGCCATATATGCAAACTTAGTGTACTCTTATTTTTGTAAAGATTTATTTACTAAAGCAATAGAGTCATCAAAGTCTTATTTTGATATTAAAAATAAGACTCTAGCTACAGACATTGATATATATTATATTTTAATGTGTTGTTATTATCATCTAAATGATTTTGAAAACTGTATACTTTATTTTAATAAATATTATGAGATATTTATGACTAATAAAGCTAATCCTATAAACACAATAGATACAATTTCAAGAGCTTTACTTTTTGCATATGATAAAAACTTTTTTGAGGCGGCTAAGATTGCTATTAAATCATATAGTAACTTAAAAAAATATGATGAAGCCATTACTCTTTATAAAAAAAATAATTATTTTGTGAATAATGATACTAAAGATAGTCTTCAAGAATTTTTTTACTCGTATATTGAGTTGTGCAACATAAGTGATAAACTAATTAATTTAGAAGCAATATACAAATACATAATTAAAGACAATGATGAAGATATAAATAAGCATTTTGAAACTTCATTGGAAAATTACATATTAAATAACAAGGAACATAAAGAATATATTATCAATATTTTCAATAACTTAAACATCAAAAGTGACTATTGCAAATATATGCAACTACGTTATGCGTATATAAACAATTTATCAAATGTACTGGAATTAATTTCAGAATTTATTAATAATACACAAACATTTAACTCAAATTACTATGATGTTGTTTATTATATATTTAAATTAAATTTTAACTTGAATATAATTTCCTCAAAAGTCAATATTAATGAGTTATCTCTAACTTATAAACTTATACAAAAAAACTATGATGATTATCTTGAAATAGTAGCAAATTATAACCTTAATACAGATAGCTTACTTGATAAATACATATTAACTATGGCGTATGAAAATGTATTAATATATACCGATAAAGAAAACTCTGGAAAATGTTTGGAAGTTTTCAACAAATATATAACATACAGTAGAGAATTTATTGAATATACTTATAATCCTCAAATATTTGAACAGGAAAATTTGTTTTTAGTTCCTCAAAATATACAATTTGCATATTACTGCATTTGTGCAACAGATAAGCTTAAAACAAATACTGATAGTGAATACATAAAGTTACTCAGCAAAGCACTAAAATCTAATGAAAATATGAAAGATATAATTTCATTACTTTTAGAAGAATTTAAAAAAGAACATACCATCAGCAAAGAATTGTCCGAATTTGAATTATTAGCTATCGAAGTAAAGAAAAATATAAATCAGCTAATACAATCTAAAAATTATTCAGAAGCAATACTAATTTTAGAAGAATACAAATCAATCAATCCGACTGATGCTGATATATACGCAATAGAAAAATTGTTAAATTAA
- a CDS encoding DegT/DnrJ/EryC1/StrS aminotransferase family protein, whose translation MRDKILVTKSSMPEFDEYIEEIKDLWDSHWLTNSGCKHVQLEQKLKKYLNVKNLVLFTNGHLALENIIDSFDLSGEVITTPFTFISTTNAIIRNGLTPVFCDINYDDYTIDAKKIESLITKKTTAIVPVHVYGSVCNCEAIDKIAKKYNLKVVYDAAHAFGVFKNKKSIANYGDASIFSFHATKVFNTIEGGAAIFKDESYYDKLTSLKNFGINTDGNCDYIGGNAKMNEFQAAMGICNLRHINEEIVKRKKVFERYIQRLSNIQGIKLSNSNSVDKQNYAYFPIVFENYKYNREQVEKLLLERNIFARRYFFPLTSEVKPILDKFVVQETPIAKYVSERVLSLPLYADLKLEDVDMICDIILN comes from the coding sequence ATGAGAGATAAAATACTAGTTACTAAATCATCTATGCCAGAATTTGACGAGTATATTGAAGAAATAAAGGACTTATGGGATAGTCATTGGTTAACTAATAGTGGCTGTAAGCATGTACAATTAGAGCAAAAATTAAAAAAATATTTAAATGTAAAAAATTTAGTTTTGTTTACTAATGGACATTTGGCTTTAGAAAATATTATTGATTCTTTCGATTTATCAGGTGAAGTAATAACTACGCCTTTTACATTTATATCTACAACCAATGCAATAATAAGAAATGGATTAACTCCTGTGTTTTGCGATATAAACTATGATGACTATACGATTGACGCAAAAAAAATAGAAAGTCTTATTACTAAAAAAACAACAGCAATTGTACCTGTACATGTATATGGCAGTGTTTGCAATTGTGAGGCAATAGATAAAATAGCAAAAAAGTATAATTTAAAAGTAGTATATGATGCTGCTCATGCTTTTGGAGTGTTTAAAAATAAGAAAAGTATAGCAAACTATGGGGATGCGTCTATTTTTAGTTTTCATGCAACAAAAGTTTTCAATACTATTGAAGGTGGAGCTGCAATTTTTAAAGATGAGTCATATTATGATAAACTTACAAGTTTGAAAAACTTTGGAATAAATACAGATGGTAATTGTGATTATATAGGTGGTAATGCAAAAATGAATGAGTTTCAAGCTGCCATGGGTATATGTAATCTAAGGCATATTAATGAAGAAATTGTAAAAAGGAAAAAAGTGTTTGAAAGATATATACAAAGATTATCAAATATACAAGGTATAAAATTATCCAATAGCAACAGTGTGGATAAACAAAATTATGCTTATTTCCCTATAGTATTTGAAAATTATAAGTATAATAGAGAGCAGGTTGAAAAGCTATTATTAGAAAGAAATATTTTTGCAAGAAGATATTTCTTTCCATTAACAAGTGAAGTAAAACCTATTCTAGATAAATTTGTGGTTCAAGAAACTCCAATTGCAAAATATGTGTCAGAAAGAGTATTGTCGTTACCGTTGTATGCAGATTTAAAACTTGAAGATGTAGATATGATATGTGATATTATTTTAAATTAA
- a CDS encoding ATP-binding cassette domain-containing protein — MEYVCKLKNIGKYYHTIVNETKAINNISLEVKKGEIVSIVGPSGCGKSTVLSIIAGFEEPSYGEVYIESNNIGFMFQKDQLYEWRTILNNCL, encoded by the coding sequence GTGGAATATGTATGTAAGTTAAAAAATATAGGTAAGTACTATCATACTATAGTAAATGAGACTAAAGCTATTAATAATATATCACTAGAGGTAAAAAAAGGTGAAATAGTTTCTATTGTTGGTCCATCAGGATGTGGAAAATCAACAGTTCTTTCTATAATTGCAGGCTTTGAGGAGCCTTCATATGGTGAGGTTTATATAGAGAGTAATAATATAGGGTTTATGTTTCAAAAAGATCAATTATATGAATGGAGAACAATACTAAATAACTGTCTTTAG
- the rfbA gene encoding glucose-1-phosphate thymidylyltransferase RfbA, with translation MKGIVLAGGSGTRLYPVTKSISKQILPIYDKPMIYYPISVLMLAGIKEILVISTKRDLSQFKSLLGSGEELGIKFEYAVQEYPNGLAEAFIIGEKFIGKDNVTLILGDNIFYASNFGNRLMKVSKLKNGAVIFGCYVNNPSAYGVVEIDSNNNAISIEEKPKHPKSSLAVPGLYIFDNKVIDIAKQVKPSERGEKEITSVIDVYLKNNELKVELTGRGLAWLDTGTHESLLEAANFVQVLQKRQGLYIACLEEIAYRRGYISKEQLVRLAQPLVKTDYGKYLVQISNEVM, from the coding sequence ATGAAAGGAATTGTATTAGCAGGAGGAAGTGGAACTAGATTATATCCTGTAACTAAATCTATTTCAAAGCAGATACTTCCAATATACGATAAGCCAATGATATATTATCCTATTTCTGTACTTATGTTGGCTGGTATAAAAGAAATATTAGTTATTTCCACAAAAAGAGATTTATCACAATTTAAATCACTGTTAGGAAGTGGCGAAGAACTTGGTATTAAATTTGAGTATGCTGTTCAAGAATATCCTAATGGATTAGCAGAAGCATTTATTATTGGAGAGAAATTTATAGGTAAGGATAATGTTACATTAATTTTGGGAGATAACATATTTTACGCATCAAATTTTGGTAACAGGCTTATGAAAGTTTCAAAATTAAAAAACGGTGCTGTTATTTTTGGATGTTATGTTAATAATCCAAGTGCCTATGGCGTAGTTGAGATAGATAGTAACAATAATGCCATTTCTATTGAAGAAAAACCTAAACATCCTAAGTCTTCATTAGCAGTTCCTGGATTGTATATTTTTGACAACAAAGTAATTGATATTGCTAAGCAAGTGAAACCATCAGAACGTGGAGAAAAAGAAATAACATCTGTTATAGATGTGTATTTAAAAAATAATGAATTAAAAGTTGAATTAACAGGTAGAGGCTTAGCGTGGTTGGATACTGGCACACATGAATCTCTATTAGAAGCAGCAAACTTTGTTCAAGTTTTGCAAAAAAGACAAGGATTATACATAGCTTGCTTAGAAGAAATTGCTTATCGTAGAGGATATATAAGTAAAGAACAGCTTGTTAGATTAGCACAACCTCTGGTAAAAACTGATTATGGAAAATATCTAGTACAGATTTCAAATGAGGTGATGTAG
- the rfbB gene encoding dTDP-glucose 4,6-dehydratase yields the protein MKILVTGGAGFIGSNFIYYMLNKYDDYEIVCLDKLTYAGNIITLATALKNSRFKFIKGDIADRKLVYDLFEKEKFDIVVNFAAESHVDRSVTNPEIFLVTNVLGTQVLLDASNKYGVLRFHQISTDEVYGDLPIERKDLYFTENSLIHTSSPYSASKASADLLVQAYYRTYGTPITISRCSNNYGAFQFPEKLIPLMIIKALNKGKLPVYGNGLNVRDWLYVIDHCKAIDLIIHSDKVGEVYNIGGHNEKSNIEVVKTILNKLNCDESLIEYVSDRPGHDRRYAINPEKICNEFGWNPTIKFDEGISNTIQWYLNNKKWWMDLIEK from the coding sequence ATGAAAATATTAGTAACAGGTGGAGCCGGTTTTATTGGTTCGAATTTTATCTATTATATGCTTAATAAATATGATGATTATGAAATTGTCTGTTTAGATAAGCTTACATATGCTGGTAACATAATAACCCTTGCTACAGCGCTAAAAAATAGTAGATTTAAGTTTATTAAGGGAGACATAGCTGATAGAAAATTAGTTTATGATTTGTTTGAAAAAGAGAAATTCGATATTGTTGTAAATTTTGCAGCTGAAAGTCATGTAGACAGATCTGTTACAAATCCAGAAATTTTTTTAGTGACAAATGTATTAGGGACGCAAGTGTTGCTAGATGCAAGCAATAAATATGGTGTTCTCAGATTTCATCAAATTTCTACAGATGAGGTGTATGGTGATTTACCTATAGAGAGAAAAGACTTATATTTTACAGAAAATTCACTAATACATACTTCAAGTCCTTATTCGGCAAGTAAAGCATCAGCTGATTTATTGGTACAAGCTTATTATAGAACATACGGAACTCCTATTACAATATCAAGATGTTCAAATAATTATGGTGCATTTCAATTTCCTGAGAAATTAATTCCATTAATGATAATAAAAGCATTAAACAAGGGAAAACTTCCCGTATACGGAAATGGGTTAAATGTTAGAGATTGGCTTTATGTAATAGACCATTGTAAAGCTATTGACTTAATTATTCATAGTGATAAAGTAGGTGAAGTATACAATATAGGTGGTCATAATGAAAAATCAAATATTGAGGTTGTAAAAACAATTCTAAACAAACTAAATTGTGATGAATCATTGATAGAATATGTTTCTGATAGACCGGGTCATGATAGAAGATATGCAATAAATCCAGAAAAAATATGTAATGAATTTGGTTGGAATCCAACGATAAAATTTGATGAAGGAATTAGTAATACTATACAATGGTATTTAAATAACAAAAAATGGTGGATGGATTTAATTGAAAAATAG
- a CDS encoding glycosyltransferase family 2 protein, with the protein MPKITVYSCSYNAEKYIVQCIESVLNQTFTDFEYIIRDNGSTDKTKDIIREYEKRDKRIKFVDIYGNPSVPFIKYLNEYATGEYLVVVDGDDYIDDTFLEEMYYFISENNLSLAVCGTRYEIVDTEKTGILRIPNSKCIIDKSSLPDNFINLYQFLRTIWGKIMILDIVLSTDIQYQIKNLEYGGYGSDTAFMLAYLDKCTKIGMYDKVLHNYRIHKKSISYKLQPLRMYTKDVLYKQSTQLLKGYGEINPNNYYFINLVYFYSIIDELNVIKNSQIDTSEKIKCFYKIINQDLSKQILNYFLKIRIAKDINEKIKEIVTCLIFMLNSCNEIEQAKLVYECLIIINNNFVNYLNINNIYNFAKEQQFICGSCLCKSSEMLKFALLSLEKQQIANNIEVSIRQLISKNMFLNNFENINFLKQYSSIILSVFKENYNLAINEIITISQSNACIKFEEELLKLLINISSYLEDVEVYIYANKQLARYYILNSKINEAHIIVDDLLKLLPNDEDVLLLDECLLEY; encoded by the coding sequence ATGCCTAAAATAACTGTTTATAGTTGTTCATATAATGCTGAAAAATATATTGTTCAATGCATTGAAAGTGTTTTAAATCAAACATTTACGGATTTTGAGTATATAATTCGTGATAATGGCTCTACAGATAAAACAAAAGATATAATAAGAGAATATGAAAAAAGAGATAAACGTATAAAATTTGTAGACATATATGGAAACCCATCTGTTCCTTTTATTAAGTATCTTAATGAATATGCTACGGGTGAATATTTAGTTGTAGTTGATGGTGATGATTATATTGATGATACATTTTTAGAAGAAATGTATTATTTTATTTCAGAAAATAATTTAAGTTTAGCAGTTTGTGGTACGCGTTATGAAATAGTTGATACAGAAAAAACCGGTATACTTAGAATACCAAATAGTAAATGTATTATTGATAAAAGTAGTTTGCCTGATAATTTTATTAATTTATACCAGTTTCTTAGAACTATTTGGGGTAAGATAATGATATTAGACATTGTTTTATCTACTGATATTCAATATCAAATTAAAAACTTAGAATATGGTGGATATGGTTCAGATACAGCTTTTATGTTAGCATATCTTGATAAATGTACAAAAATAGGTATGTATGATAAAGTATTACATAATTATAGAATTCATAAAAAGTCTATATCTTATAAGTTACAACCATTAAGAATGTATACTAAGGATGTTTTATATAAGCAATCAACTCAATTATTAAAAGGGTATGGAGAAATTAACCCTAATAATTATTACTTTATTAATTTAGTTTATTTCTATTCAATAATTGATGAATTGAATGTAATAAAAAATAGTCAAATTGATACAAGTGAAAAGATAAAATGTTTTTATAAAATAATAAATCAAGATTTATCTAAACAAATTCTTAATTATTTTTTGAAAATAAGAATTGCAAAAGATATTAATGAGAAAATAAAAGAGATAGTTACATGCCTAATCTTTATGCTAAATTCATGTAATGAAATTGAACAAGCTAAGTTAGTTTATGAGTGCTTAATAATTATAAATAATAATTTTGTAAATTACTTAAATATCAACAACATATATAATTTTGCTAAAGAGCAGCAATTTATTTGTGGAAGTTGCCTTTGTAAATCGAGTGAAATGTTAAAATTTGCATTGCTATCTTTAGAAAAACAACAAATAGCAAACAATATTGAAGTGTCTATAAGACAATTGATTAGTAAAAATATGTTTTTAAATAATTTTGAAAATATCAATTTTCTAAAGCAATATAGTTCAATTATTCTAAGCGTATTTAAAGAAAACTATAACTTAGCTATTAATGAAATAATTACTATATCCCAATCAAATGCTTGTATAAAATTTGAAGAGGAATTGTTGAAGTTATTAATTAATATATCTTCATATTTAGAAGATGTTGAAGTATATATTTATGCAAATAAACAATTAGCTAGATATTATATTCTAAATTCAAAAATAAATGAAGCTCATATTATTGTAGATGATTTGCTTAAACTTTTACCGAATGACGAGGATGTTTTATTATTAGATGAATGTTTGTTAGAGTATTAG
- the rfbF gene encoding glucose-1-phosphate cytidylyltransferase produces MKIVILAGGLGTRISEESHLKPKPMIEIGNRPILWHIMKIYSHYGYNDFVICCGYKGYMIKEYFADYYLHCSDVTFDFTDENKIIIHNNIAEPWRVTLVDTGLNTQTGGRIKRIQKYIGDETFMLTYGDGVSDVNINKLVEYHKENEKLATMTAIQPGGRFGVLDINDSNQVCKFAEKTKEAGGWINAGFMVLEHNVFDYLSEDEDCIFERKPLENLAKDGQLQAYKYDGFWQCMDTQRDKMQLENLLVQKNAPWVVW; encoded by the coding sequence ATGAAAATAGTAATACTAGCTGGTGGATTAGGTACAAGAATAAGTGAAGAATCACATCTTAAACCAAAGCCAATGATTGAAATAGGTAACAGACCAATACTATGGCATATTATGAAGATATATTCACATTATGGATACAACGACTTTGTGATTTGTTGCGGATACAAGGGTTATATGATAAAAGAATACTTTGCAGATTATTATTTGCATTGTTCAGATGTAACTTTCGATTTTACAGATGAAAATAAAATAATAATACATAACAATATAGCTGAACCATGGAGGGTAACATTAGTGGATACCGGATTAAATACTCAAACTGGTGGTAGGATAAAAAGAATTCAAAAATATATTGGTGATGAAACATTTATGCTCACATATGGAGACGGAGTAAGTGATGTTAACATAAATAAACTTGTTGAATATCATAAAGAGAATGAAAAACTTGCAACAATGACAGCAATACAGCCTGGTGGAAGATTTGGTGTTTTAGATATAAATGATAGTAATCAAGTATGTAAATTTGCTGAAAAAACTAAAGAAGCTGGTGGATGGATAAATGCTGGTTTTATGGTATTAGAACATAATGTTTTTGATTACCTATCAGAAGACGAAGACTGTATTTTTGAAAGAAAACCATTGGAAAATTTAGCAAAGGACGGACAACTTCAGGCATACAAATATGATGGCTTTTGGCAGTGTATGGATACTCAAAGAGATAAAATGCAGTTAGAAAACTTGTTAGTACAAAAAAATGCTCCATGGGTGGTATGGTAA
- the rfbG gene encoding CDP-glucose 4,6-dehydratase: MINQGFWKNKNVFITGHTGFKGSWLSFWLIMMGAKVSGYALKPNSQPSLFEILKLNDKVNSNIGDINDLKELNKVVKMVKPDIVFHMAAQPIVRESYNDPIYTFNTNIMGTANLFESIRDIENVKAIVNITTDKVYKNNEWDWPYREIDVLGGNDPYSCSKACSELITNSYRESFYKEKYNTLIATARAGNVIGGGDWASDRIIPDCIRAFKNDTPVIIRNKFSIRPWQHVLEPLSGYLVLAQKLYEGNKLCAESFNFGPNIEDCISVEKVVGMACKYWGENAKFVCLEVQNGPNESKLLKLDSSKTINKLGVTPKWNVYKSIEETIEWYKCFYANNNIFKFTENQINNFIRG, encoded by the coding sequence ATGATAAATCAAGGATTTTGGAAAAATAAAAATGTTTTTATAACAGGGCATACTGGATTTAAAGGATCATGGTTATCATTTTGGCTAATTATGATGGGTGCTAAAGTTAGCGGATATGCTTTGAAGCCTAATTCACAGCCATCACTATTTGAAATCTTAAAGCTCAACGATAAGGTTAATTCTAATATAGGTGATATAAATGATCTTAAAGAATTAAACAAGGTTGTTAAAATGGTAAAACCTGATATTGTGTTTCATATGGCAGCTCAGCCTATTGTAAGAGAATCTTATAATGATCCCATATATACTTTTAATACAAATATAATGGGAACAGCTAATCTGTTTGAATCAATCAGAGATATAGAAAATGTCAAGGCAATAGTAAATATTACTACAGATAAAGTATATAAGAATAATGAGTGGGATTGGCCATATCGTGAAATTGATGTATTAGGGGGAAATGATCCATATTCATGTAGTAAAGCATGTTCAGAGCTTATAACAAACTCCTATAGAGAATCATTTTATAAAGAAAAGTATAATACCTTAATTGCAACAGCAAGAGCCGGAAATGTTATAGGTGGTGGTGATTGGGCAAGCGACAGAATAATTCCAGATTGCATTCGAGCATTTAAAAATGATACACCTGTTATTATAAGAAATAAGTTTTCTATAAGACCATGGCAACATGTTTTAGAGCCATTATCAGGATATTTAGTACTTGCACAGAAATTGTATGAAGGTAATAAGTTATGTGCGGAAAGTTTCAATTTCGGGCCTAATATTGAGGATTGTATAAGTGTTGAAAAAGTGGTTGGTATGGCTTGTAAATATTGGGGCGAAAATGCAAAATTTGTTTGCCTTGAAGTACAGAATGGACCAAATGAATCTAAGTTATTAAAATTGGATTCATCTAAAACGATAAATAAGCTTGGCGTTACTCCCAAATGGAATGTTTATAAGAGTATCGAGGAGACAATAGAATGGTATAAATGCTTTTATGCCAATAATAATATATTTAAGTTTACTGAAAATCAAATTAATAATTTTATAAGAGGATAA